In the genome of Desulfitobacterium chlororespirans DSM 11544, one region contains:
- the serC gene encoding 3-phosphoserine/phosphohydroxythreonine transaminase, which translates to MKRVYNFSAGPAVLPEEVLREAAEEMLDYQGTGMSVMEMSHRTKTIEGMMNEAAQDLRDLLKIPDNYKVLFLQGGASQQFAMVPMNLMKNRVADHLNTGQWAKKAISEGKLYGKINVVASSEDQNYSYIPDLKDLKFSEDADYVYICHNNTIFGTKFNELPEVGDKPLIADMSSDFLSEPIDVTQYGLIFAGAQKNVGPAGVVIVIIREDLITEDVLPGTPTMLKYKVHLDNNSAYNTPPVYGIYICGKVFKWLKKLGGLEAMQKINEEKAAILYDYLDASAMFKGTVVKKDRSLMNVPFVTGSEELDAKFIKEAKAAGFENLKGYRTVGGMRASIYNAMPIQGVKDLVEFMRKFEAENKK; encoded by the coding sequence ATGAAAAGAGTGTACAATTTTTCAGCAGGACCGGCTGTATTGCCTGAGGAAGTCTTAAGAGAAGCCGCAGAGGAGATGCTGGATTATCAGGGAACGGGCATGTCCGTCATGGAAATGAGCCACCGCACCAAGACCATTGAAGGAATGATGAACGAAGCCGCTCAGGACTTAAGGGACTTGCTAAAGATTCCTGATAACTACAAGGTGCTCTTCCTCCAGGGAGGGGCCTCCCAGCAATTTGCCATGGTTCCCATGAACCTGATGAAGAACCGGGTGGCGGATCATCTGAACACCGGGCAATGGGCCAAGAAAGCTATTTCCGAGGGAAAGCTGTACGGCAAAATCAATGTCGTCGCCTCATCAGAGGACCAGAACTACTCCTATATTCCGGACCTTAAGGATTTAAAATTCTCCGAGGATGCAGACTATGTCTACATCTGCCACAATAATACCATCTTCGGCACCAAGTTTAATGAGCTTCCCGAGGTGGGAGATAAACCTTTAATCGCCGATATGTCTTCCGATTTCCTATCCGAACCCATCGATGTCACCCAATATGGACTTATTTTTGCCGGAGCCCAGAAGAATGTAGGGCCCGCCGGAGTCGTGATTGTCATTATCCGGGAGGATCTGATCACAGAGGATGTTTTGCCGGGAACCCCCACTATGCTCAAATATAAAGTCCATCTGGATAACAATTCCGCCTATAATACACCGCCGGTTTATGGAATATACATCTGTGGTAAAGTGTTCAAATGGCTCAAAAAGCTGGGCGGACTGGAGGCTATGCAAAAGATCAACGAGGAAAAAGCCGCCATTCTTTATGATTATCTGGACGCCAGTGCCATGTTTAAAGGAACCGTGGTGAAAAAAGACCGCTCCTTAATGAATGTTCCCTTTGTGACAGGCTCTGAGGAACTGGATGCCAAGTTCATCAAAGAAGCCAAGGCCGCCGGTTTTGAGAACCTTAAAGGATATCGCACAGTAGGCGGGATGAGGGCCAGTATTTACAATGCCATGCCTATTCAGGGGGTCAAGGATTTAGTGGAATTCATGAGAAAGTTTGAAGCAGAAAACAAAAAATAA
- a CDS encoding cysteine ABC transporter substrate-binding protein, whose translation MKKMIRSLALVLAGALLLGGLVGCGQTGGDQANNANNANKSNGASSAGSLEEIKQRGTLRIGVFSDKPPFGYVDANGQNQGFDVEIARRFAKDLLGDESKVEFVLVEAANRVPYLESNKVDIIMANFTVTEERKQKVDFANPYMKVALGIVSPDGALITSIDQLQGKKVIVNKGTTAQDYLTKNHPDLELLKYDQNTEAFEALKDGRGAALAHDNTEVLAWAKSNPGFTVGVPTLGSTDTIAPAVKKGDTELLNWINQELAELAKENFVKQAYEKTLLPVYGDDVKPEELIVEGGKL comes from the coding sequence ATGAAAAAGATGATCAGATCCCTAGCCCTCGTTCTGGCCGGAGCATTGCTCCTGGGCGGACTTGTGGGGTGCGGCCAGACAGGCGGCGATCAAGCAAATAATGCCAACAACGCAAATAAGTCAAACGGTGCCTCTTCAGCAGGCTCCCTGGAAGAAATCAAGCAGCGGGGAACCCTGAGGATTGGCGTATTCAGCGATAAGCCGCCCTTTGGTTATGTAGATGCCAATGGCCAGAATCAAGGCTTTGATGTGGAAATCGCCAGACGCTTCGCCAAAGACCTTTTAGGGGACGAATCCAAAGTAGAGTTCGTATTGGTGGAGGCTGCCAACAGAGTACCTTATCTCGAATCCAACAAGGTCGACATTATTATGGCTAATTTCACAGTTACAGAAGAAAGAAAGCAAAAAGTGGATTTCGCCAACCCTTATATGAAAGTTGCCCTGGGCATCGTCTCACCTGACGGAGCCTTGATCACCTCTATCGACCAGCTTCAAGGGAAGAAGGTTATTGTCAATAAAGGAACCACAGCTCAGGATTATCTGACCAAAAATCACCCGGATCTGGAACTTCTTAAGTATGATCAAAACACGGAAGCCTTTGAAGCCTTAAAAGATGGCCGGGGAGCCGCCTTAGCTCATGACAATACGGAAGTTCTCGCCTGGGCCAAATCCAATCCGGGCTTCACCGTAGGTGTACCTACTTTAGGCAGCACGGACACCATTGCACCGGCAGTAAAGAAAGGCGACACCGAACTCTTAAACTGGATCAATCAGGAGTTGGCAGAGCTCGCTAAAGAAAATTTCGTAAAGCAAGCCTATGAAAAAACCCTCCTGCCCGTGTACGGGGACGATGTAAAACCTGAGGAGTTAATTGTCGAAGGCGGGAAACTTTAA
- a CDS encoding amino acid ABC transporter permease, translated as MNLNWEFILQNIPLYEKAAWLTLKLAFGGTLFSLLLGLICSVIMYYRIPLLKTIMGGYIELSRNTPLLIQVYFLYFGLPKLGVTLSETTCAILGLSFLGGSYMAEALRGGMEAVSKSQIESGLSLGLSRWQLIRYVVFPQAFSFSIPALGANCIFLLKETSVLGAIAILDLMNVTKDLIGMYYQTVESLLMLVVSYLIILLPLSLFLTWLERKVRYAEFGP; from the coding sequence ATGAATTTAAATTGGGAATTCATTCTTCAAAACATCCCTTTATATGAAAAAGCGGCCTGGCTTACCTTAAAGCTGGCTTTTGGGGGGACACTGTTCTCCCTGCTCCTTGGCCTGATCTGCAGTGTCATCATGTATTACCGTATACCTCTTTTAAAAACGATCATGGGAGGGTATATAGAGCTCTCCCGGAATACCCCTTTGCTGATCCAGGTCTACTTTCTCTATTTTGGACTGCCGAAGCTGGGGGTGACATTAAGTGAGACAACTTGTGCGATTCTCGGTCTTTCCTTTTTAGGAGGGAGTTATATGGCTGAGGCCTTGCGCGGCGGAATGGAAGCGGTGAGCAAATCCCAGATTGAATCCGGCCTGAGTTTAGGGCTTTCGAGGTGGCAGCTGATCCGCTATGTGGTATTCCCTCAGGCTTTTTCCTTCAGCATCCCAGCCCTTGGTGCCAACTGTATCTTCCTGCTCAAAGAAACCTCCGTCCTCGGAGCCATCGCTATTCTCGATCTTATGAATGTTACCAAAGATTTGATTGGGATGTATTATCAGACCGTTGAATCCCTCTTGATGTTGGTCGTTTCTTACTTAATCATCCTGTTGCCTTTGTCTTTGTTCTTGACTTGGTTGGAGAGGAAGGTGCGCTATGCTGAATTCGGCCCTTGA
- the metA gene encoding homoserine O-acetyltransferase MetA: protein MPINVPDGLPAAEILTKEDVFIMEEKRAEHQDIRPLSIVILNLMPNKIITETQILRLLGNSPLQVDITLLYPETHCSKNTPEEYLIKYYQTFDSIKDQKFDGMIITGAPIEQMPFEEVDFWPELQKIMDWSKANVFSTLFICWGAQAGLYHFFGVPKYPLPAKMFGVFPHTLNRRDIRLLRGFDDIFYVPHSRHTEVRKEDIVKVPELEIFSESEESGVYLVGTKGGRQIFVTGHSEYDPYTLKAEYDRDISYELPINIPQNYYPGDDPRQMPVVRWRGHSNLLFANWLNYYVYQETPYNLEELGNR, encoded by the coding sequence ATGCCGATCAATGTACCCGATGGCCTGCCTGCAGCAGAAATACTCACTAAAGAGGATGTTTTTATTATGGAAGAGAAGCGTGCCGAACATCAGGACATTCGCCCTCTCAGTATTGTCATTCTCAATCTCATGCCTAATAAGATTATAACAGAAACACAGATTCTCAGACTCTTAGGGAATTCCCCCTTGCAGGTGGATATTACCCTTCTTTACCCGGAAACCCATTGTTCCAAGAATACCCCGGAAGAATACCTCATTAAGTATTATCAGACCTTTGACAGCATCAAAGATCAGAAATTTGACGGCATGATCATTACCGGTGCCCCTATCGAGCAGATGCCCTTTGAAGAGGTTGATTTTTGGCCGGAGCTGCAAAAGATTATGGACTGGAGCAAAGCCAATGTCTTTTCCACCCTGTTCATTTGCTGGGGAGCCCAGGCCGGGCTTTATCACTTCTTTGGTGTTCCCAAGTATCCCTTGCCGGCTAAAATGTTCGGCGTATTTCCTCATACCTTAAACCGCAGGGATATCCGTTTGCTCAGAGGTTTTGATGATATCTTTTATGTTCCTCACTCCCGGCATACAGAAGTCAGAAAAGAAGATATCGTCAAGGTGCCGGAGCTGGAGATTTTTTCGGAATCTGAGGAGTCTGGAGTCTATCTCGTCGGGACCAAGGGTGGCCGGCAGATTTTTGTCACAGGTCATTCCGAATACGATCCCTACACTCTGAAAGCAGAATATGATCGAGATATATCCTACGAACTCCCCATCAACATTCCTCAGAACTACTATCCTGGGGATGATCCCAGGCAGATGCCTGTCGTCAGGTGGAGGGGGCATTCCAATTTACTTTTTGCCAATTGGCTGAATTACTATGTCTATCAGGAAACTCCCTATAACCTTGAAGAACTGGGCAATAGATAA
- a CDS encoding HDIG domain-containing metalloprotein has protein sequence MPDYTKDREAAWQLLNEYVKSETLLRHSLTVEAVMRHFASLYQEDPDLWGNIGLLHDIDFELYPDQHCRKTREILTPQGLPAEFIRAIESHGYGLVHDVEPRENVEKVLFTIDELTGLVSATALLRPSKSLHDLTAKSVKKKWKQKSFAENVNREVIEAGADRLGKDLNEIIEETIKGMRTVALAIGLEGNVETGVEAGK, from the coding sequence ATGCCGGATTATACAAAGGATAGGGAGGCTGCTTGGCAGCTTCTCAATGAGTATGTAAAAAGCGAGACCTTATTGCGTCACTCCCTGACAGTGGAAGCGGTGATGCGCCATTTTGCTTCCCTTTATCAGGAAGACCCTGACCTTTGGGGGAATATCGGCTTATTGCATGATATTGATTTTGAGCTGTACCCTGATCAACACTGCCGCAAAACCCGGGAGATCCTCACCCCCCAAGGATTGCCGGCAGAATTCATCCGGGCTATTGAAAGCCATGGCTACGGTCTGGTCCATGATGTGGAGCCCCGGGAGAACGTGGAAAAAGTCCTATTCACCATTGACGAATTGACAGGTTTGGTCTCAGCCACGGCTTTGCTTCGTCCCAGCAAGAGCCTTCATGACCTGACTGCCAAATCCGTTAAAAAGAAATGGAAGCAAAAAAGCTTTGCCGAGAATGTCAACCGGGAAGTGATCGAAGCCGGAGCCGATCGTCTGGGCAAGGATTTGAACGAGATCATCGAAGAGACCATCAAAGGAATGCGCACCGTCGCCCTTGCTATCGGCTTGGAAGGCAATGTGGAAACAGGTGTCGAAGCAGGAAAATAA
- a CDS encoding amino acid ABC transporter permease yields MLNSALEMLFTSQNIVRLLEGLLVTIRIAFIAILISACTGIAFGLLMTMKSKLIKVLCRLYLEAFRIIPVLVWLFIGYFGITSVFNIHLEGEVIVIIVFILWGTAEMGDIVRGALESLPRHQSDSGKALGLSFGQLYRYVLIPQAVRRMLPATINLATRMVKTTSLAVLIGVVEILKVGQQIIENARFTVPTASFWIYGLIFMLYFIMCYPLSRLAKRLEAKWSS; encoded by the coding sequence ATGCTGAATTCGGCCCTTGAGATGCTCTTTACCTCACAGAATATAGTGCGTCTGCTGGAGGGGTTGCTGGTTACAATAAGGATTGCCTTCATCGCTATCTTAATCTCTGCCTGCACAGGAATTGCCTTTGGTCTGCTCATGACCATGAAATCCAAGCTGATCAAAGTGCTCTGCCGCCTTTACCTGGAAGCCTTCCGAATTATTCCCGTCCTTGTCTGGTTATTCATCGGCTATTTCGGCATAACCTCAGTCTTTAATATTCATCTGGAAGGTGAGGTCATCGTCATCATTGTCTTTATTCTCTGGGGGACGGCAGAAATGGGTGACATCGTCAGGGGCGCCCTGGAGTCCTTGCCCCGGCATCAGAGCGATTCCGGTAAAGCTCTGGGTTTAAGCTTTGGGCAGCTTTACCGGTATGTTTTAATTCCTCAGGCTGTAAGACGGATGCTGCCTGCCACGATTAACCTGGCCACACGGATGGTCAAGACCACCTCCCTTGCGGTACTTATCGGGGTGGTGGAAATCCTCAAAGTCGGTCAGCAGATTATCGAGAACGCTCGCTTTACCGTTCCCACTGCCTCCTTCTGGATTTATGGACTTATTTTTATGCTGTACTTCATCATGTGCTATCCATTATCCCGTCTGGCCAAGAGACTGGAAGCCAAGTGGAGTAGTTAG
- a CDS encoding amino acid ABC transporter ATP-binding protein: MSSEQREILLAIKDLHKEYGGKPVLKGIDLQVRRGEVIVVLGPSGCGKSTLLRCLNGLEPIQKGDILLSGQSLIRGKVDWGQIRQQIGMVFQNYDLFPHMTVLENILLGPTKVQNRERSQVMEQAKALLERVGLFDRIDAWPRELSGGQKQRIAIVRALCMNPEIMLFDEVTASLDPEMVREVLDVMLGLAKQGMTMIIVTHEMGFAQAVADRVVFMDSGNICEIAGPQEFFNNPRTERAKQFLNIFQY, from the coding sequence ATGAGTAGTGAGCAAAGAGAGATTTTATTGGCAATCAAGGATTTGCATAAAGAGTATGGGGGCAAACCCGTTCTTAAGGGGATTGATCTCCAGGTTCGCAGAGGTGAGGTCATTGTGGTTTTAGGGCCCTCCGGATGCGGCAAAAGCACTTTGCTCCGCTGCCTTAATGGTCTTGAACCCATTCAAAAAGGAGATATCCTGCTTTCAGGTCAAAGCCTGATCAGAGGAAAAGTCGATTGGGGGCAGATTCGTCAGCAGATCGGTATGGTTTTTCAAAACTATGATCTTTTTCCCCATATGACGGTGCTTGAGAATATTCTCCTGGGGCCGACAAAGGTACAGAACAGGGAACGCAGCCAAGTCATGGAGCAAGCCAAGGCCCTTTTGGAAAGAGTGGGGTTATTCGATAGAATAGACGCTTGGCCAAGAGAGCTATCCGGAGGCCAGAAGCAGAGAATCGCTATCGTCAGAGCCTTATGTATGAATCCGGAGATCATGCTTTTTGATGAGGTGACAGCATCCCTTGATCCGGAAATGGTCCGGGAGGTTCTTGACGTGATGCTGGGCCTGGCCAAACAGGGAATGACCATGATCATTGTCACTCATGAGATGGGCTTTGCCCAAGCGGTCGCCGACCGGGTCGTCTTCATGGATTCAGGTAATATTTGTGAAATTGCCGGTCCCCAGGAGTTCTTCAATAACCCACGCACCGAGCGGGCGAAGCAATTTCTTAATATATTTCAATATTAG